A genomic window from Glycine soja cultivar W05 chromosome 10, ASM419377v2, whole genome shotgun sequence includes:
- the LOC114369553 gene encoding glycine-rich RNA-binding protein 8-like produces MGGKGGSSDGGSGGGNAKSGGGGNSSKGGGSGGGSGGYMKAPGGDGSYISRGTFENNPQGYFSGLHGADKGNKK; encoded by the coding sequence ATGGGTGGTAAAGGTGGTAGCAGTGATGGCGGTAGCGGTGGCGGTAATGCAAAAAGTGGCGGTGGAGGAAATTCTAGCAAAGGTGGTGGCAGTGGCGGTGGTTCAGGGGGTTATATGAAAGCCCCTGGTGGTGATGGATCTTACATTTCAAGGGGAACATTTGAAAACAACCCTCAGGGGTATTTCAGTGGTCTGCATGGTGCGGATAAGGGCAACAAGAAGTAG